A single window of Senegalia massiliensis DNA harbors:
- the gcvPB gene encoding aminomethyl-transferring glycine dehydrogenase subunit GcvPB — protein MKNYDKLIFELSKKGRKAYSLPKNDILEKEIEQLIPKEYLSDKDLELPEVSELDVVRHYTNLSQLNYSIDTGFYPLGSCTMKYNPKINEDMANMDSLTNIHPYQPEHTVQGSLELMYNLSNHLAEISGMDRVSLQPAAGAHGELTGIMLIKAYHNANNDNHRTKIIVPDSAHGTNPATAAMAGYDIVEVKSSDEGLVDVENLKKILDDKVAGLMLTNPNTLGLFEKDMKEIAELVHESGGLLYYDGANMNAIMGRVRPGDMGFDVMHFNLHKTFSTPHGGGGPGSGAVGIKEHLAKFLPVPVVEKKNDKFILDYDRKDSIGKVKGFYGNYAVNLRAYTYILALGGNGLKKVSETAVLNANYMMNKLKEHYNLPIKTVCKHEFVLAGLKEDNLEVNTMDIAKRLLDYGYHPPTVYFPLIVKEALMIEPTETESKETLDNFIDAMIKIAKEAENNPELLKEAPHYAPVRRVDEVRAARNLKLKWN, from the coding sequence ATGAAAAATTATGATAAATTAATTTTTGAACTATCAAAAAAAGGTAGAAAGGCATATAGCCTTCCAAAAAATGATATATTGGAAAAAGAAATAGAACAACTCATTCCAAAAGAATATTTAAGTGATAAAGATTTAGAACTTCCAGAAGTATCCGAATTAGATGTTGTAAGACATTATACTAATTTATCCCAATTAAATTATAGTATTGATACAGGATTTTATCCATTAGGCTCCTGTACTATGAAATATAATCCAAAAATAAATGAAGATATGGCAAATATGGATAGTCTAACAAATATTCATCCTTATCAACCAGAACATACTGTTCAAGGATCACTTGAGTTAATGTATAATCTATCTAATCATTTAGCTGAAATATCTGGAATGGATAGAGTTAGTTTACAGCCAGCGGCTGGAGCTCATGGTGAATTAACAGGTATTATGCTTATAAAAGCATATCATAATGCAAATAATGATAATCATAGAACAAAAATAATAGTTCCAGATTCTGCTCATGGAACAAATCCTGCTACTGCTGCAATGGCAGGTTATGATATTGTAGAAGTAAAATCTTCAGATGAAGGTTTAGTAGATGTTGAAAATTTAAAGAAGATTTTAGATGATAAAGTAGCTGGACTTATGCTTACAAACCCAAATACATTAGGACTATTTGAAAAAGATATGAAAGAAATAGCAGAACTTGTTCATGAATCAGGAGGGCTTTTATATTATGATGGTGCAAATATGAATGCTATAATGGGAAGAGTAAGGCCAGGTGATATGGGATTTGACGTTATGCATTTTAATCTTCACAAAACTTTTTCAACTCCTCATGGAGGTGGAGGTCCTGGTAGTGGAGCTGTTGGAATAAAAGAACATTTAGCTAAATTCTTACCTGTGCCTGTAGTGGAAAAGAAGAATGATAAATTTATTTTAGATTATGATAGAAAAGATTCTATAGGAAAAGTAAAAGGATTTTATGGTAATTATGCTGTTAATCTAAGAGCATATACTTATATACTTGCTCTTGGAGGTAATGGGTTAAAGAAAGTTAGTGAAACTGCAGTATTAAATGCAAATTATATGATGAACAAATTAAAAGAACATTATAACTTACCAATAAAAACAGTATGTAAACATGAGTTTGTATTAGCTGGTTTAAAAGAAGATAATCTAGAAGTTAATACAATGGATATAGCTAAAAGATTATTAGATTATGGTTATCATCCTCCTACTGTTTATTTCCCATTAATAGTTAAAGAAGCATTAATGATAGAACCTACAGAAACAGAAAGCAAAGAAACATTAGATAACTTTATAGATGCTATGATTAAAATAGCAAAAGAAGCAGAAAACAATCCTGAACTTTTAAAAGAAGCTCCTCATTATGCTCCAGTTAGAAGGGTAGATGAAGTTAGAGCAGCAAGAAATTTAAAATTAAAATGGAATTAA
- the gcvPA gene encoding aminomethyl-transferring glycine dehydrogenase subunit GcvPA gives MHRYIPNTKQDRKEMLDVIGANSIDDLFKDIPESLRLDRDLKIDDSLSELEIRNHMKKLGDKNQTTDDLTCFLGAGMYDHYIPSLIGHIASRGEFLTSYTPYQAEISQGTLRVIFEYQTLISNLTGMDVSNASMYDGPTACAEAGLVAADVTRKNKVIISKTVHPEVRKVVKTYMKFRDIDLIEVDMKDGVTDVDKLKEVADNNTAGVIVQNPNFFGIIEDLKEIEEITHDTKKAKFITYVDPISLGVLKSPGDLGADIVVGEGQSLGNKLNFGGPTLGFMAVKQKLARKIPGRIVGETVDKDNKRSFVLTLQAREQHIRRYKATSNICSNQGLNALMSAIYLVTMGKEGLKEVATQSLQKAHYAFDKITESGKFKPVFDKPFFKEFAVKSDIKVNEVNQKLLENKILGGYDLGKDYNDIDNSILFAVTEKRTKEEIDKLVSALEVL, from the coding sequence ATGCATAGATATATACCTAACACTAAACAAGATAGAAAGGAAATGTTAGATGTAATAGGTGCTAATTCTATTGATGATTTATTTAAGGATATTCCAGAGTCTCTAAGACTAGATAGGGATTTAAAAATAGATGATTCCTTATCAGAATTAGAAATAAGAAATCATATGAAAAAACTTGGAGATAAAAATCAAACTACTGATGACTTAACTTGCTTTTTAGGTGCCGGCATGTATGATCATTATATACCATCTTTAATAGGTCATATAGCATCTAGAGGAGAATTCTTAACATCTTACACTCCTTATCAAGCTGAAATAAGTCAAGGAACCCTTAGAGTTATTTTTGAATATCAGACTCTTATATCTAATCTTACTGGCATGGATGTTTCAAATGCCTCTATGTATGATGGTCCTACTGCATGTGCTGAAGCAGGTCTTGTAGCAGCAGATGTAACTAGAAAAAATAAAGTAATAATTTCAAAAACAGTTCATCCTGAAGTAAGAAAAGTTGTAAAAACTTATATGAAATTTAGAGACATTGATTTGATAGAAGTTGATATGAAAGATGGAGTAACTGATGTAGATAAATTAAAAGAAGTTGCTGATAATAATACAGCAGGTGTAATAGTACAGAATCCAAACTTTTTTGGAATCATTGAGGATTTGAAAGAAATTGAAGAGATTACTCATGATACTAAAAAAGCTAAGTTTATAACTTATGTTGACCCGATTTCATTAGGTGTTTTAAAATCTCCTGGTGATTTAGGTGCTGATATTGTAGTAGGAGAAGGACAGAGTTTAGGTAATAAGTTGAATTTTGGTGGTCCTACCCTAGGGTTTATGGCAGTTAAGCAGAAATTAGCGAGAAAAATACCAGGAAGAATAGTAGGAGAAACAGTTGATAAGGATAATAAAAGATCATTTGTTCTTACTTTACAAGCTCGTGAACAACATATAAGAAGATATAAGGCTACATCAAATATATGTTCAAATCAAGGGCTAAATGCTTTAATGTCAGCAATATATTTAGTTACAATGGGTAAAGAAGGATTAAAAGAAGTTGCAACTCAGTCTTTACAAAAGGCTCATTATGCATTTGATAAAATAACTGAAAGTGGTAAATTTAAACCAGTATTTGATAAACCATTCTTTAAAGAGTTTGCTGTTAAAAGTGATATAAAAGTTAATGAAGTAAATCAAAAGTTACTAGAAAACAAAATTCTTGGTGGTTATGATTTAGGTAAGGATTATAATGATATTGATAATTCAATATTATTTGCAGTAACTGAAAAGAGAACTAAAGAAGAGATAGATAAATTAGTTTCTGCATTGGAGGTGCTATAA
- the gcvH gene encoding glycine cleavage system protein GcvH encodes MKTVEGLYYSSDHEWVKVEGNEALIGITDHAQHNLGEIVYVELPEVDDELEKEESFGVVESVKTASDTYMPVSGTVIEVNEELEDSPELVNEDAFGSWFIKVEMSDNTELDDLMDKEAYEKFCAEEE; translated from the coding sequence ATGAAAACAGTAGAAGGTTTATATTATTCAAGTGATCATGAGTGGGTAAAGGTAGAAGGTAATGAGGCGTTAATAGGTATAACAGATCATGCACAACATAATTTAGGTGAAATAGTTTATGTGGAATTACCAGAAGTAGATGATGAGTTAGAAAAGGAAGAATCTTTTGGAGTAGTAGAATCTGTTAAAACTGCATCAGATACTTATATGCCTGTATCTGGAACTGTAATTGAAGTAAATGAAGAATTAGAAGACTCTCCAGAACTTGTAAATGAAGATGCTTTTGGCAGTTGGTTTATAAAAGTAGAAATGTCAGATAACACTGAATTAGATGATTTAATGGATAAAGAAGCTTATGAAAAATTCTGTGCAGAGGAGGAATAA
- the gcvT gene encoding glycine cleavage system aminomethyltransferase GcvT — protein MVDSKKTALYDSHLRLNGKMTDYYGWKLPVEFEGLTLEHEAVRNDAGIFDVSHMGEIEIKGDDAKDFVDYLVTNDITSLKNNQILYTFFLYPDGGVVDDLLVYKFSDTHYFLVVNASNLEKDYEWIKENRKDYDVEINDLSDKYSEIAIQGPKAEQILQKITDKNLSDIKFFYLDRNVFVDGKKAIVSRTGYTGEDGFEIYLANNDIVEVWEKLLEVGKEEGVKPAGLGARDTLRFEANLPLYGNELSKDITPLEAGLGFFVKLNKESDFIGKEALKKQKEEGLKRKIIGFEMIGKGIPRSGYEVYKDDKKIGFVTTGYHSPTLKKNIGKAMVDIDYADLGIEFDIKIRKRFAKVKVVNTKFLKQNKK, from the coding sequence ATGGTAGATTCAAAAAAAACAGCTTTATATGATTCTCATCTAAGGTTAAACGGAAAAATGACAGATTATTATGGGTGGAAATTACCTGTAGAATTTGAAGGTCTTACTTTGGAGCATGAAGCAGTTAGAAATGATGCAGGAATTTTCGATGTTTCTCATATGGGAGAAATTGAAATAAAAGGAGATGATGCAAAAGACTTTGTAGATTATTTAGTAACAAATGATATAACATCACTTAAGAACAATCAAATTCTTTACACATTTTTTCTCTATCCAGATGGTGGAGTAGTAGATGATTTACTTGTTTATAAATTTTCTGACACCCATTATTTTTTAGTAGTAAATGCAAGTAATTTAGAAAAGGATTATGAATGGATAAAAGAAAACAGAAAAGATTATGATGTGGAAATTAATGATTTATCAGACAAATATTCTGAAATAGCTATTCAAGGACCTAAGGCTGAACAAATATTACAAAAAATTACTGACAAAAATTTATCTGATATTAAATTTTTCTATCTTGATAGAAATGTATTTGTTGATGGAAAAAAAGCTATAGTATCAAGAACTGGTTACACAGGGGAAGATGGTTTTGAAATATATCTAGCAAATAACGATATTGTAGAAGTTTGGGAAAAATTATTAGAAGTTGGCAAAGAAGAAGGAGTAAAACCAGCAGGACTTGGTGCAAGAGATACCCTTCGTTTTGAAGCTAATTTGCCTTTATATGGAAATGAGTTATCTAAAGATATAACCCCATTAGAAGCAGGATTAGGATTTTTTGTTAAATTAAATAAAGAATCTGATTTTATAGGGAAAGAAGCTTTAAAGAAACAAAAAGAAGAGGGATTAAAAAGAAAAATAATAGGGTTTGAAATGATAGGTAAAGGCATACCAAGAAGTGGTTATGAAGTATATAAGGATGATAAAAAAATTGGTTTTGTTACAACAGGTTATCATTCACCTACATTAAAGAAAAATATTGGTAAAGCAATGGTTGATATTGATTATGCAGATCTTGGAATAGAATTTGATATTAAAATTAGAAAAAGATTTGCAAAAGTTAAAGTTGTTAATACAAAATTTTTAAAACAAAATAAAAAATAA
- a CDS encoding YlmC/YmxH family sporulation protein: MIKASELTEKEIINVVDGSKLGMINDIEIDLENAKIKAIIMPKAGGIMSLFTKYNNVVIDWEDIVRIGNEVILVNIDSQKYKDLNDNI, from the coding sequence ATGATTAAAGCATCGGAATTAACAGAAAAAGAAATAATAAATGTTGTTGATGGTTCAAAATTGGGTATGATAAATGATATAGAAATTGATTTGGAAAATGCAAAAATAAAAGCTATAATAATGCCCAAAGCTGGTGGAATAATGAGTCTTTTTACTAAGTACAATAATGTAGTTATTGATTGGGAGGATATAGTTAGGATAGGAAATGAAGTTATATTAGTAAACATAGATTCACAAAAATATAAAGATTTAAATGATAATATATAA
- the sigG gene encoding RNA polymerase sporulation sigma factor SigG, whose translation MYINKVEICGVNTSELPVLTNKEMRKLFDRIHKGDMKAREEFIQGNLRLVLSVIKRFNKRGENVDDLFQVGCIGLIKAIDNFDLKHNVKFSTYAVPMIIGEIRRYLRDNNSIRVSRSLRDIAYKALQAREQLIKKNSKEPTITEISNELNLPKEDVVFALDAIQDPISLFEPIYHDNGDAIYVMDQVSDEKSEDELWLEEIALREGIRKLNDREKLILNLRFYEGKTQMEVAEEIGISQAQVSRLEKTALNHMKKLV comes from the coding sequence ATGTACATTAACAAAGTAGAAATTTGTGGAGTAAATACATCAGAGTTGCCCGTATTAACTAATAAAGAAATGAGAAAATTATTTGATAGGATTCATAAAGGAGATATGAAAGCTAGAGAAGAATTTATCCAAGGTAATTTAAGGCTAGTTTTAAGTGTTATAAAAAGGTTTAACAAAAGAGGAGAAAATGTTGATGATTTATTTCAAGTAGGATGTATAGGGCTAATAAAAGCAATAGACAATTTTGACTTAAAACATAATGTGAAATTCTCAACTTATGCTGTACCTATGATAATAGGTGAAATTAGGAGATATTTAAGGGATAATAATTCTATTAGAGTTAGTAGATCACTTAGAGATATAGCATATAAAGCGTTACAAGCAAGAGAACAATTGATAAAAAAGAATTCAAAAGAACCTACTATAACAGAAATATCTAATGAATTGAATTTGCCTAAAGAAGATGTTGTATTTGCATTAGATGCTATTCAAGATCCAATATCTTTATTTGAACCTATTTATCATGATAACGGAGATGCAATATATGTAATGGATCAAGTAAGTGATGAAAAGAGCGAAGATGAACTATGGTTAGAGGAAATAGCACTAAGAGAAGGTATAAGAAAATTAAATGATAGGGAAAAGCTAATATTAAACTTGAGATTCTATGAAGGTAAAACTCAGATGGAAGTTGCAGAAGAAATAGGTATTTCTCAAGCTCAGGTTTCTAGACTAGAGAAAACTGCTTTAAATCATATGAAAAAATTAGTATAG
- the sigE gene encoding RNA polymerase sporulation sigma factor SigE — translation MKLKIKIIYIKYLKMLNLYEEESIFYIGGSEILPPPLEPEEEKYLISKIEKDESIKTILIERNLRLVVYISRKFENTGIGIEDLISIGSIGLIKAVNTFKPDKNIKLATYASKCIENEILMYLRKNNKTKTEISFDEPLNTDWDGNELLLSDILGTDSDIIFKLLEEEIDKELLMEAMESLSDRERRIMELRFGIKKTGEEKTQKEVADILGISQSYISRLEKRIVRRLQKEISKMV, via the coding sequence ATGAAGTTAAAGATTAAAATTATATATATTAAATATTTAAAAATGTTAAATTTATATGAAGAAGAAAGTATATTTTATATAGGTGGAAGTGAAATTCTTCCTCCTCCATTAGAACCAGAAGAAGAAAAATATTTAATATCTAAAATTGAAAAAGATGAAAGTATAAAAACAATATTAATAGAGAGAAATTTAAGATTGGTTGTATATATATCAAGAAAATTTGAAAATACTGGTATAGGAATAGAGGATTTAATATCCATAGGATCTATTGGACTTATAAAAGCTGTAAATACATTTAAGCCAGATAAAAATATTAAATTAGCTACATATGCTTCAAAATGTATCGAAAATGAAATATTAATGTATCTAAGAAAAAATAATAAAACTAAAACAGAAATATCTTTTGATGAACCTTTGAATACAGATTGGGATGGAAATGAATTATTATTATCTGATATTTTAGGAACGGATAGTGATATAATTTTCAAATTATTAGAAGAGGAAATAGATAAAGAGTTATTAATGGAAGCTATGGAATCTTTATCTGATCGAGAAAGAAGAATAATGGAATTAAGATTTGGAATTAAAAAGACAGGTGAAGAAAAAACTCAAAAAGAAGTGGCAGATATTTTAGGAATATCACAATCTTATATTTCTAGACTTGAAAAACGTATAGTAAGAAGATTACAAAAGGAAATAAGTAAAATGGTATAG
- the spoIIGA gene encoding sigma-E processing peptidase SpoIIGA has product MYIYAEYLLIENFIINYIILYVTKRFTRTDTNNIRIILSALLGALYTLIVFIPKLHFMGNFIGKICISIILIILAFNPFKLKKFLKLFATFYTVSFVFAGGSFAIFYLTNSKVYFGKGIFYIKSINNFKPSILIVGIIISYIFYKIASQYIYSKISKENMYVSFIVKLQDKTARLKGLVDTGNSLIDPITNIPVIVVEFSAISELLPSSIRDIFTIYSEDDLSIISRVISNSNELIKFRLIPFKSVGKENGMLLGFKPDRIIIENDEDKQVSDIVIGIYNNHLTNNNDYVALLHPEIIN; this is encoded by the coding sequence TTGTACATCTATGCTGAATATTTATTAATAGAAAATTTTATAATCAATTATATAATATTATATGTCACAAAAAGATTTACAAGAACAGATACTAATAATATAAGAATTATATTATCTGCATTACTAGGTGCTTTATATACATTAATAGTATTCATTCCCAAATTACATTTTATGGGCAACTTTATTGGGAAAATATGTATTTCTATAATTTTGATAATTTTAGCATTCAATCCTTTTAAACTTAAAAAGTTTTTAAAATTATTTGCTACATTTTATACAGTATCATTTGTATTTGCAGGTGGTTCATTTGCTATTTTTTATTTAACTAATTCTAAAGTATATTTTGGAAAAGGCATATTTTATATAAAAAGTATAAATAATTTTAAACCATCTATATTGATAGTTGGAATAATCATATCTTATATATTTTATAAAATAGCATCACAATATATTTATAGTAAAATAAGTAAAGAAAATATGTATGTAAGCTTTATAGTTAAGTTACAAGATAAGACAGCAAGATTAAAAGGACTTGTAGATACTGGTAATTCGCTAATAGATCCAATAACAAATATACCAGTTATTGTGGTTGAATTTTCAGCAATAAGTGAATTATTACCTAGTTCAATACGGGATATATTTACAATATATAGTGAAGATGATTTAAGTATAATATCAAGAGTAATATCTAATAGCAATGAACTTATTAAATTTAGACTTATACCATTTAAGTCAGTAGGCAAAGAAAATGGAATGTTACTAGGATTTAAACCAGATAGAATAATCATTGAAAATGATGAAGACAAGCAAGTATCAGACATTGTAATAGGAATTTATAATAATCATTTGACAAATAATAATGATTATGTGGCCCTATTACATCCTGAAATAATTAACTAA
- the ftsZ gene encoding cell division protein FtsZ produces MFEFDVDMEQFAQIKVVGVGGGGNNAVNRMIDEGVKGVNFIAVNTDRQALHSSQADIKIQIGEKLTRGLGAGANPEIGKKAAEESRNEIQEALEGADMVFITAGMGGGTGTGAAPVVAEVAKEMEILTVGVVTKPFMFEGGRRSAHAAKGIEELQTKVDTLVTIPNDRLLQIVEKKTSIMDAFKIADDVLRQGIQGISDLIAVPGLVNLDFADVTTIMLDQGLAHMGIGRANGENRATEAAKQAIHSPLLETSIEGANGVLLNITGGSNLGLFEVNEAADLIKQNVDPDANIIFGAVVDETLKDDIQITVIATGFNNNPKENSSQNPFKNTSDKNDKHTQINKDNNEKNDLKDELDIPTFLRRRTNR; encoded by the coding sequence GTGTTTGAATTTGATGTAGATATGGAACAATTCGCTCAAATAAAAGTAGTAGGTGTAGGCGGCGGTGGAAATAATGCTGTAAATAGAATGATAGATGAAGGTGTTAAAGGAGTAAATTTCATTGCTGTTAATACAGATAGACAAGCTCTTCATTCTTCTCAAGCTGATATAAAAATTCAAATAGGCGAAAAATTAACAAGAGGTTTAGGTGCTGGAGCTAATCCTGAAATAGGAAAAAAAGCTGCTGAAGAAAGCAGAAATGAAATACAGGAAGCACTAGAAGGTGCAGATATGGTATTTATAACTGCAGGAATGGGTGGTGGAACAGGTACAGGTGCAGCACCTGTAGTAGCTGAAGTTGCAAAAGAAATGGAAATACTTACTGTTGGTGTTGTAACTAAACCATTTATGTTTGAAGGTGGAAGAAGAAGTGCACATGCAGCTAAAGGTATAGAGGAATTACAAACTAAAGTAGACACTTTAGTTACCATTCCTAATGATAGATTGTTGCAAATAGTAGAGAAAAAGACATCTATAATGGATGCATTTAAAATAGCAGATGATGTTTTAAGACAAGGTATTCAAGGGATATCTGATTTAATAGCTGTACCTGGACTTGTAAATCTTGACTTTGCTGATGTGACAACTATTATGTTAGATCAAGGATTAGCTCATATGGGTATTGGTAGAGCAAATGGTGAAAACAGAGCTACTGAAGCTGCAAAACAAGCAATACATAGTCCGCTATTAGAAACTTCTATTGAAGGTGCTAATGGAGTACTACTTAATATTACTGGAGGATCAAATCTTGGTTTATTTGAGGTGAATGAGGCAGCAGATCTTATTAAACAAAATGTAGATCCAGATGCAAATATAATTTTTGGTGCAGTTGTAGATGAAACTCTTAAAGATGATATTCAAATTACTGTTATTGCAACAGGCTTTAATAATAATCCTAAAGAGAATTCATCACAAAATCCTTTTAAAAATACTTCTGATAAAAATGATAAACATACACAAATTAATAAAGATAATAATGAAAAAAATGATTTGAAAGATGAACTAGATATACCAACTTTTTTAAGAAGAAGAACAAATAGATAA
- a CDS encoding small basic family protein, giving the protein MPVTFSLSYSTYMSVAILACMDSVFGGVRASLENKFNSGIFISGFIGNAILAALLAYIGDKLGVPLYYAAIFAFGIRLFNNFAIIRRFFFNKQHLND; this is encoded by the coding sequence ATGCCTGTTACTTTCTCATTAAGCTATTCAACATATATGTCTGTAGCTATACTTGCATGTATGGATTCAGTTTTTGGAGGAGTAAGGGCATCCCTTGAAAATAAATTTAACTCAGGGATATTTATTTCTGGTTTTATTGGAAATGCTATTTTAGCAGCATTACTTGCATATATTGGTGATAAATTAGGAGTTCCTTTATATTATGCAGCAATATTTGCATTTGGAATTAGGCTTTTTAATAATTTTGCTATTATAAGAAGGTTTTTTTTCAATAAACAGCATTTGAACGATTAA
- a CDS encoding DUF881 domain-containing protein yields the protein MNKYIIKIIIFFLCLALGIIIPQQIRNNTGDNSFVTLSTIKQTQNKLEKTKSEVIDIKKIIKEQEKKLEKIETANNTTEIISLLENDIEKFKSLGGFKDLSGPGIVIKIQDSAEDFVIGQSDTSGIVHDADIQNILNDLKVAGAEAIDIGGQRVILNSPVRCGGPVIRVNKKNLVSPFIIKAIGNPAKLYSAINAQGTYGRYLNDARDLQIESEERDLIVIPKYNDKLEVKYMNPIEEGE from the coding sequence ATGAATAAGTATATAATAAAAATAATAATATTTTTTCTATGTTTAGCTTTAGGTATAATAATTCCTCAACAAATAAGAAATAATACAGGAGATAATTCATTTGTGACTTTAAGTACTATAAAGCAAACACAAAATAAATTAGAAAAAACTAAAAGTGAAGTTATTGATATAAAAAAGATTATAAAAGAACAAGAAAAAAAGCTTGAAAAAATTGAAACAGCAAATAATACAACAGAAATTATTTCATTACTTGAAAATGATATTGAGAAATTTAAAAGCTTAGGAGGATTTAAGGATTTATCTGGTCCTGGAATAGTTATAAAAATACAAGATAGTGCAGAAGATTTTGTTATAGGCCAAAGTGATACAAGTGGTATTGTACATGATGCAGACATACAAAATATTTTAAATGATTTAAAAGTTGCTGGAGCTGAAGCTATAGATATTGGAGGACAAAGAGTAATTTTAAATTCTCCAGTTAGATGTGGAGGACCAGTTATAAGAGTCAACAAGAAAAATTTAGTATCTCCTTTTATAATAAAAGCCATAGGTAATCCAGCGAAATTATATTCTGCTATAAATGCTCAAGGAACATATGGAAGATATTTAAATGATGCTAGAGATTTACAAATAGAAAGTGAAGAAAGAGACCTTATTGTTATACCTAAATATAATGATAAGTTGGAAGTAAAATATATGAATCCTATAGAAGAAGGTGAATAA
- a CDS encoding DUF881 domain-containing protein encodes MKNLISKSLIVTVCVILGIIIAIQYKTVSNLVGPDFVPSQKNKELVNELSKVQEEKEALMNELTNLENRVQKYESEVSEESDYVEELSKELSKYKMFAGYTEVEGEGIEIIINNPDAEDSYGYPISIVEDYEYLLDIVSYLNVTGSEAIAINDLRYTSFSEMLVAGDHLNINNKPIGVPIVIKSIGPSDDLKTALEINGGIIDLLESYGYKVEINKKDSIKIPRYTEIKEFKYANPITEEE; translated from the coding sequence ATGAAAAATTTAATATCAAAGTCTTTAATAGTAACTGTGTGTGTGATATTGGGAATAATAATTGCTATACAATATAAAACAGTAAGTAATTTAGTTGGTCCTGACTTTGTACCAAGTCAGAAAAATAAAGAATTAGTAAATGAACTTTCAAAAGTACAAGAAGAAAAAGAAGCACTAATGAACGAACTTACTAATTTAGAGAATAGAGTCCAAAAATATGAATCTGAAGTGTCTGAAGAAAGTGATTATGTAGAAGAACTTTCAAAAGAGCTTTCTAAATATAAAATGTTTGCTGGTTATACAGAAGTAGAAGGGGAAGGTATTGAGATTATTATAAATAATCCAGATGCTGAAGACTCTTATGGATATCCAATTTCAATAGTTGAAGATTATGAATATTTACTTGATATAGTAAGTTATTTAAATGTAACTGGATCAGAAGCTATAGCAATAAATGATTTAAGATATACATCATTTTCAGAAATGTTAGTAGCAGGAGACCATTTAAACATTAATAACAAACCTATTGGAGTTCCTATAGTTATTAAATCTATTGGTCCAAGTGATGATTTAAAAACTGCCCTAGAAATTAATGGAGGTATAATAGATTTATTAGAAAGTTATGGATATAAGGTTGAAATAAATAAAAAAGATAGTATAAAAATACCTAGATATACGGAAATAAAAGAATTTAAGTATGCAAATCCTATAACTGAAGAAGAATAG